The stretch of DNA CGAGGATATACCTCATCTCATCCTTTACGTCCTCATCGACAATACGCCCGCCCCGGGTCAGGTCCCCGTACTCGGCGGTATTGCTGATGGAGTAGCGCATGTTGGAAATCCCCCCCTGGTACATGAGGTCGACGATGAGCTTGAGTTCATGGAGGCACTCGAAATATGCCATCTCGGGAGCGTATCCCGCTTCGACGAGGGTTTCATACCCGGCCAGCACCAGACCGGTCGCTCCACCGCAAAGAACGGCCTGTTCGCCAAAGAGATCCGTCTCGGTCTCCTCCCGGAATGTGGTCTCCAATATCCCGACCCGCCCTGCGCCAATTGCGCCGGCATATGCCAGGGCCATCTCCTTTGCCTTCCCGCTCTCATCCTGATGGATGGCTACAAGGCAGGGGACCCCTCTCCCCTGGGAATATTCCTGGCGAACCAGATGCCCCGGGCCCTTTGGAGCGATCATGATCACATCCGTCGCGGGGGGCGGCACGATCTGCCCGAAATGGATTGCGAAACCGTGGGCAAAAGCCAGGGTGCTGTTCTTCCGGGCGTGGGG from bacterium BMS3Abin14 encodes:
- the ilvC gene encoding ketol-acid reductoisomerase, which encodes MNVITDKDIKGNNLKGVKVAVIGYGSQGHAHALNLHESGVDVKVGLPESSKSRAKAVKAGLSVASVEEASGWADLIMVLVPDEIQKSVYENAIAPHARKNSTLAFAHGFAIHFGQIVPPPATDVIMIAPKGPGHLVRQEYSQGRGVPCLVAIHQDESGKAKEMALAYAGAIGAGRVGILETTFREETETDLFGEQAVLCGGATGLVLAGYETLVEAGYAPEMAYFECLHELKLIVDLMYQGGISNMRYSISNTAEYGDLTRGGRIVDEDVKDEMRYILEEIQSGEFAKEWILENQAGRPVFNALKRQGAEHPIEEVGRRLRALMPWLKEESAVKD